A stretch of Episyrphus balteatus chromosome 2, idEpiBalt1.1, whole genome shotgun sequence DNA encodes these proteins:
- the LOC129910786 gene encoding COP9 signalosome complex subunit 3 isoform X2, which translates to MASALENYVNVVRTLSASGNFDVLVEQLNDSIELLTKNSNILDNVLETLDIQQHSLGVMYVLLAKFSNALNAQNSTTDAAHLIKLFKDFITLCNGEQVRFASHSYYELCHFFTTFILRQPSCIHGIKILAHAVDKIRLFDSQLTAVHADLCLLSLQAKCFKTALKFLDIDITSIATDGSSNRGSDSNHDVKYFLLYYYYGGMIYTAVKNYERALYFFEVAVSTPAMAMSHIMLEAYKKFILVSLILHGKILTIPKYSSQVVSRFMKPLSQGYHDLATAYVSSSSDELRTVVIKYSEVFIRDVNMGLVKQVQSSLYKKNIQRLTKTFLTLSLPDVASRVQLTTAAEAEKYILHMIKAGEIYATINQKDGMVVFKDDPEKYNTPEMFLKVQEDMSGVMEIIKQINKMEEEIVLNPLYVKKAIGNQEEEIASGQHSKTYSGDPAE; encoded by the exons ATGGCATCTGCGTTGGAAAATTACGTAAATGTTGTTCGTACTTTAAGTGCATCGG GAAATTTCGATGTTTTAGTTGAGCAATTGAATGACTCGATTGAATTGCTAACAAAGAATTCGAATATCTTGGACAATGTCCTGGAGACCCTGGATATCCAACAGCATTCGTTGGGAGTGATGTATGTTTTGTTGGCTAAATTCTCAAATGCTTTG aaTGCACAAAATTCAACAACGGATGCTGCTCATTTAATTAAACTCTTTAAAGATTTCATAACGCTTTGCAATGGAGAGCAAGTTCGCTTTGCCAGCCAttctt ATTATGAACTCTGCCACTTTTTCACAACTTTCATATTACGTCAGCCATCGTGTATTCACGGTATAAAGATTCTAGCCCATGCTGTAGATAAAATACGTCTCTTTGATTCGCAATTAACCGCCGTACATGCGGACTTGTGTTTGCTAAGTTTACAAGCTAAATGCTTTAAAACGGCTTTAAAATTCTTAGACATCGATATCACATCAATAGCCACTGATGGCTCATCGAATCGAGGATCG GACTCAAATCATGATGTAAAATATTTCCTCCTTTACTATTATTACGGCGGTATGATATATACGGCTGTCAAAAACTACGAACGAGCCTTGTATTTCTTTGAAGTCGCTGTTTCAACACCTGCCATGGCAATGTCCCACATTATGCTTGAGGcttataagaaatttattttagtttcttTAATATTGCATGGAAAG ATTCTCACAATCCCCAAATATTCATCACAAGTTGTGTCGAGATTTATGAAACCACTTAGTCAAGGCTATCACGATCTAGCAACGGCGTATGTTTCTTCATCCAGTGATGAATTGCGAACAGTAGTCATTAAATATAGTGAAGTTTTTATAAGAGACGTTAATATGGGTTTAGTGAAACag GTCCAATCCTCattgtataagaaaaatatcCAACGACTAACCAAAACGTTTTTAACTCTATCACTACCGGACGTAGCCAGTAGAGTCCAACTGACCACTGCAGCCGAAGCAgagaaatatattttacataTG ATAAAGGCTGGAGAAATTTATGCTACAATCAATCAAAAAGACGGTATGGTCGTGTTTAAGGATGATCCAGAGAAATACAATACACCAGAAATGTTCCTTAAAGTACAAGAAGATATGTCTGGAGTAAtggaaattataaaacaaataaataaaatggaagAAGAGATTGTATTAAATCCTttg taTGTAAAGAAGGCAATCGGCAATCAAGAGGAAGAAATTGCATCTGGGCAGCATTCAAAAACATATTCCGG AGATCCCGCAGAATGA
- the LOC129912048 gene encoding uncharacterized protein LOC129912048 isoform X1, with protein MLDTLIYIPTVLAYTFISLLVVILCFIVVYVSHKVYLNIYDILPVTPTNATKSIYKSKSAPALRIYIWIGRSRLAILVLEPVGSAGTLLLKYTDSISTIPWNENNNNSGRNIQNCNKCICRGIDHYGVYVT; from the exons atgctcGACACATTAATTTATATACCAACAGTTTTGGCCTACACCTTTATCAGTTTACTGGTCGTCATTTTATGCTTCATTGTTGTTTATGTCAGCCATAAAGTTTATCTCAATATCTATGATATTCTGCCGGTCACACCAACGAATGCAACAAAATCCATATACAAATCAAAATCTGCCCCCG CACTAAGAATTTACATATGGATCGGACGAAGTCGCTTAGCTATCTTGGTATTGGAACCAGTGGGTTCAGCAGGTAcgcttttattaaaatatactGATAGTATTTCGACAATACCATGGAATGAAAACAACAATAATTCTGGAAGAAACATACAAAACTGCAACAAGTGCATTTGTCGTGGCATCgatcactatggcgtatacgtaacataa
- the LOC129910198 gene encoding zinc finger protein 91: MEVDNISQEENPDGFSFDEIIAFSPEIVENPENVKQITAFQCSKCDFIDCKHEIVQQHQKLHDKPQEDYTEVVVYVCSLCYGQYNSVEDLRGHMIEFHKCKPIKADSNKSKREQPKADLSESIENNPKVVVGKDEKVEKSLPLLPVPLKEFKLIIRRNLVLKCTFKGCSYKLESDEKLQLHLKCHKEGTPTEFKCSECGIDVENWRRCSLHLLKAHRTSVGLLQCPLCSYSSSTSARIWRHMITHRNWKSKVLKSMKTKKKEEKPPPPPRTKYYAEKTCDICNRKFVSSKTLSKHVKSVHNKIKPFICNVCGLKTTRKSVLAIHMRQHTGEKPLACKVCKFRTRDPSTLRSHEMRHGKNPKQKCKSCDKSFIQAAALKRHIRTNHPEEYKKISCELCNYVTISAEKLAVHMGDHSKGLIVNNEDSLDASRQDSFKNPGKFNVHGKHIGNAEISSDCFLPLDSVDSMPHVPAVDTGGVTIPAPSHSEDTQFPTFLNS, translated from the exons ATGGAAGTAGATAACATTTCTCAAGAAGAAAATCCTGAT ggCTTTTCATTCGATGAAATTATAGCATTTTCACCGGAAATCGTTGAAAACCCCGAGAATGTGAAACAAATCACTGCTTTTCAATGTTCCAAATGTGATTTTATTGATTGCAAACATGAAATTGTCCAACAACATCAGAAATTACATGATAAACCTCAAGAAGATTACACAGAAGTTGTTGTCTATGTTTGTAGTTTGTGTTATGGTCAATATAACTCAGTTGAAGACCTTCGTGGTCATATGATTGAATTCCACAAATGCAAACCAATCAAAGCCGATAGTAACAAATCCAAAAGAGAACAACCAAAAGCTGATCTTTCTGAATCAATTGAGAATAATCCAAAAGTGGTTGTTGGAaaagatgaaaaagtagaaaaatcTCTTCCTTTGCTTCCAGTTCCATTAAAAGAATTCAAACTGATTATCAGAAGAAATCTGGTTCTTAA ATGCACCTTTAAAGGCTGCTCCTATAAGCTAGAAAGCGATGAAAAGCTTCAATTACATCTCAAATGCCACAAAGAGGGAACACCGACAGAATTCAAATGTTCCGAGTGTGGTATTGATGTTGAGAACTGGAGAAGATGCTCCTTGCATCTCCTTAAGGCACATAGAACCTCTGTTGGGCTACTTCAGTGTCCCTTATGTTCATATTCATCTTCAACTTCGG CTCGCATTTGGCGCCACATGATTACTCATCGCAATTGGAAGTCCAAAGTCTTGAAATCCATGAAGAcgaaaaagaaagaagaaaagcCACCTCCGCCTCCCAGGACAAAGTATTACGCCGAAAAGACTTGTGACATTTGCAATCGAAAGTTTGTGAGCAGCAAAACGCTTTCGAAGCATGTCAAAAGCGTTCACAATAAGATCAAGCCATTTATTTGCAATGTTTGTGGTTTAAAGACAACAAGGAAGTCAGTTCTTGCT ATCCACATGCGTCAGCATACAGGTGAGAAACCTTTAGCTTGTAAGGTTTGCAAGTTTCGAACTCGTGATCCAAGTACTCTGAGGAGTCATGAGATGCGTCATGGAAAG aatccaaaacaaaaatgcaagTCTTGTGATAAGTCTTTTATACAAGCTGCTGCCTTAAAACGTCACATTCGTACAAATCATCCCGAGGAATACAAGAAAATCTCATGTGAGCTGTGCAATTATGTGACAATTAGTGCTGAGAAGTTGGCAGTTCACATGGGGGACCATAGCAAGGGACTAATTGTTAATAATGAAG ATTCATTAGATGCATCACGACAAGATTCATTTAAGAATCCGGGAAAGTTTAACGTGCATGGCAAGCATATTGGTAATGCTGag atttcttCAGATTGTTTTCTACCATTAGATAGTGTTGACTCAATGCCACATGTACCGGCTGTTGATACGGGTGGGGTAACTATTCCAGCGCCATCTCATTCGGAAGACACACAATTTCctacatttttaaatagttaa
- the LOC129910786 gene encoding COP9 signalosome complex subunit 3 isoform X1, translating into MASALENYVNVVRTLSASGNFDVLVEQLNDSIELLTKNSNILDNVLETLDIQQHSLGVMYVLLAKFSNALNAQNSTTDAAHLIKLFKDFITLCNGEQVRFASHSYYELCHFFTTFILRQPSCIHGIKILAHAVDKIRLFDSQLTAVHADLCLLSLQAKCFKTALKFLDIDITSIATDGSSNRGSFFASIQDSNHDVKYFLLYYYYGGMIYTAVKNYERALYFFEVAVSTPAMAMSHIMLEAYKKFILVSLILHGKILTIPKYSSQVVSRFMKPLSQGYHDLATAYVSSSSDELRTVVIKYSEVFIRDVNMGLVKQVQSSLYKKNIQRLTKTFLTLSLPDVASRVQLTTAAEAEKYILHMIKAGEIYATINQKDGMVVFKDDPEKYNTPEMFLKVQEDMSGVMEIIKQINKMEEEIVLNPLYVKKAIGNQEEEIASGQHSKTYSGDPAE; encoded by the exons ATGGCATCTGCGTTGGAAAATTACGTAAATGTTGTTCGTACTTTAAGTGCATCGG GAAATTTCGATGTTTTAGTTGAGCAATTGAATGACTCGATTGAATTGCTAACAAAGAATTCGAATATCTTGGACAATGTCCTGGAGACCCTGGATATCCAACAGCATTCGTTGGGAGTGATGTATGTTTTGTTGGCTAAATTCTCAAATGCTTTG aaTGCACAAAATTCAACAACGGATGCTGCTCATTTAATTAAACTCTTTAAAGATTTCATAACGCTTTGCAATGGAGAGCAAGTTCGCTTTGCCAGCCAttctt ATTATGAACTCTGCCACTTTTTCACAACTTTCATATTACGTCAGCCATCGTGTATTCACGGTATAAAGATTCTAGCCCATGCTGTAGATAAAATACGTCTCTTTGATTCGCAATTAACCGCCGTACATGCGGACTTGTGTTTGCTAAGTTTACAAGCTAAATGCTTTAAAACGGCTTTAAAATTCTTAGACATCGATATCACATCAATAGCCACTGATGGCTCATCGAATCGAGGATCG TTTTTTGCATCCATACAGGACTCAAATCATGATGTAAAATATTTCCTCCTTTACTATTATTACGGCGGTATGATATATACGGCTGTCAAAAACTACGAACGAGCCTTGTATTTCTTTGAAGTCGCTGTTTCAACACCTGCCATGGCAATGTCCCACATTATGCTTGAGGcttataagaaatttattttagtttcttTAATATTGCATGGAAAG ATTCTCACAATCCCCAAATATTCATCACAAGTTGTGTCGAGATTTATGAAACCACTTAGTCAAGGCTATCACGATCTAGCAACGGCGTATGTTTCTTCATCCAGTGATGAATTGCGAACAGTAGTCATTAAATATAGTGAAGTTTTTATAAGAGACGTTAATATGGGTTTAGTGAAACag GTCCAATCCTCattgtataagaaaaatatcCAACGACTAACCAAAACGTTTTTAACTCTATCACTACCGGACGTAGCCAGTAGAGTCCAACTGACCACTGCAGCCGAAGCAgagaaatatattttacataTG ATAAAGGCTGGAGAAATTTATGCTACAATCAATCAAAAAGACGGTATGGTCGTGTTTAAGGATGATCCAGAGAAATACAATACACCAGAAATGTTCCTTAAAGTACAAGAAGATATGTCTGGAGTAAtggaaattataaaacaaataaataaaatggaagAAGAGATTGTATTAAATCCTttg taTGTAAAGAAGGCAATCGGCAATCAAGAGGAAGAAATTGCATCTGGGCAGCATTCAAAAACATATTCCGG AGATCCCGCAGAATGA
- the LOC129912048 gene encoding uncharacterized protein LOC129912048 isoform X2 codes for MLDTLIYIPTVLAYTFISLLVVILCFIVVYVSHKVYLNIYDILPVTPTNATKSIYKSKSAPVQH; via the exons atgctcGACACATTAATTTATATACCAACAGTTTTGGCCTACACCTTTATCAGTTTACTGGTCGTCATTTTATGCTTCATTGTTGTTTATGTCAGCCATAAAGTTTATCTCAATATCTATGATATTCTGCCGGTCACACCAACGAATGCAACAAAATCCATATACAAATCAAAATCTGCCCCCG TACAGCACTAA